A single genomic interval of Daucus carota subsp. sativus chromosome 1, DH1 v3.0, whole genome shotgun sequence harbors:
- the LOC108224662 gene encoding protein BIG GRAIN 1-like B, whose translation MYAWERTEKVRKNPKSPSFSSSLLDEIYREIDGSDDSYKGFEQQKEKNVKNLHCSKNYVNGGGDRAKASGRTVEDEEMTSLRRACLIEKWMEKKVNDKVSARKGSLVPEFDEKYLIQDNDPLFFSSSSCSSDSSFGGFSSSETESFGVGNWKSSSLPAPKPIRTNVQKHDQFYLFDDYRNHQTNKTKDGLIKSKTRAVKIYENLKKMKQPISPGGRLTGFINSLFTHGDPKKTKNSHQNHNEAYDLNAVYDLSSHRTRNSSKCSSASSFSRSCLSKDSARSKERLNNGIKRTVSFFPVSVIVDEHSRPCGNKYFEKGGEKSQRNQNANDFVSTKYCKENDADADDDYEDDAASDSSSDLFELDHLSLFKTDTFCDDLPVYETTYMEKNRAIAGKFIK comes from the coding sequence ATGTATGCTTGGGAGAGAACAGAGAAGGTGAGGAAAAATCCGAAAAGCCCTTCATTTTCTTCGAGCCTTCTCGATGAAATCTACCGTGAAATTGACGGTAGTGATGATAGTTACAAGGGTTTTGAGCAGCAGAAAGAGAAGAATGTGAAGAATTTGCATTGCAGCAAGAATTATGTCAATGGTGGTGGTGACAGAGCAAAGGCTAGTGGCAGGACTGTTGAGGATGAAGAAATGACAAGCCTTCGACGGGCTTGTTTGATCGAGAAATGGATGGAAAAGAAGGTTAATGACAAGGTCTCGGCTAGAAAAGGATCATTGGTGCCTGAATTTGACGAGAAGTACTTAATTCAGGACAATGACCCTCTTTTTTTTAGCTCGAGTTCTTGTTCTTCGGATTCTAGTTTCGGAGGATTTTCATCCTCCGAAACCGAATCTTTTGGAGTGGGGAACTGGAAATCTAGTTCACTCCCTGCTCCAAAACCAATTAGGACTAATGTCCAGAAACACGATCAGTTTTATTTGTTTGATGATTACCGTAATCatcaaacaaataaaacaaaagacGGACTGATCAAGTCAAAAACCAGAGCCGTCAAGATTTACGAAAATCTGAAGAAAATGAAGCAGCCTATCTCACCGGGTGGTCGGCTCACTGGCTTCATCAACTCCCTCTTCACACATGGTGATCCAAAGAAAACCAAGAATTCACATCAAAATCACAATGAGGCTTATGACTTGAACGCGGTTTACGACTTGAGCTCTCACAGGACACGAAATTCATCCAAATGTTCATCAGCTTCTTCTTTTTCAAGGTCTTGTTTAAGCAAGGATTCAGCAAGGTCCAAGGAGAGACTCAACAATGGGATCAAAAGGACAGTAAGTTTCTTTCCAGTGAGTGTCATAGTTGATGAACATTCTCGTCCTTGCGGTAATAAATACTTCGAAAAAGGCGGTGAGAAATCGCAACGAAATCAGAACGCAAACGATTTTGTTTCCACAAAATATTGCAAAGAAAATGATGCGGATGCTGATGATGATTATGAAGACGATGCGGCTAGTGATTCGAGTTCGGATTTATTCGAACTCGATCATTTGTCACTTTTTAAGACGGATACATTTTGTGACGATCTTCCTGTGTATGAAACTACCTACATGGAAAAGAACCGTGCCATAGCAGGCAAATTCATCAAATGA